The Rhodococcus triatomae genome includes a window with the following:
- a CDS encoding glycoside hydrolase family 3 N-terminal domain-containing protein, with protein sequence MRSKISLVVAATFTCAGLVAGCASGDTGAEPTPSAAAAPPTTPAGEPTPDPRTLAQTCGADLLANLSQRQKLAQLLNVGVTGTADALAVVRDEQIGGIFVGSWTDESMLANREVPQVASASELPLMVTIDEEGGRVSRVSNLLGPDPSARVTAATMTVEQTYQMALERGRGLADLGITVNYAPVVDVSSQPDNSVIGDRSFSDDPATVTLYADAYARGMRDAGILPVIKHFPGHGSGSGDSHTGAVTTPPLEQLQTSDLQPFRDLVDTGVGVMLGHLEVPGLTAPNVPTSVSPDAVALLRGGVGYGGPPFTGPIFTDDLSGMQAITDRYDITDAVAAALGAGVDVALWLTTDDVPRVLDHLETLVASGELPAQRVDEAVLTVARAKGAVPC encoded by the coding sequence ATGCGTTCGAAGATTTCCCTTGTCGTGGCGGCCACGTTCACGTGTGCCGGCCTGGTCGCGGGGTGTGCCTCGGGGGACACCGGGGCGGAGCCGACGCCGTCGGCCGCGGCTGCCCCTCCGACCACCCCGGCAGGCGAGCCGACGCCGGATCCGAGAACGCTCGCGCAGACGTGCGGTGCGGATCTGCTGGCGAACCTGTCCCAGCGGCAGAAGCTGGCCCAGCTGCTCAACGTCGGGGTGACGGGCACCGCGGACGCCCTCGCCGTGGTGCGGGACGAGCAGATCGGCGGGATCTTCGTCGGCAGCTGGACGGACGAGTCCATGCTCGCGAACCGGGAGGTGCCGCAGGTCGCGTCCGCGTCGGAGCTGCCGCTCATGGTCACCATCGACGAGGAGGGCGGTCGGGTGTCGCGGGTGTCGAACCTGCTCGGGCCCGACCCTTCCGCCCGAGTGACCGCCGCGACCATGACGGTGGAACAGACGTATCAGATGGCGTTGGAGCGGGGTCGCGGTCTCGCCGACCTGGGCATCACCGTCAACTACGCCCCGGTCGTCGACGTCAGTTCCCAGCCGGACAACTCGGTGATCGGCGACCGGTCGTTCTCGGACGACCCCGCGACGGTCACCCTGTATGCGGACGCCTACGCACGCGGCATGCGTGACGCCGGGATCCTGCCGGTGATCAAGCACTTCCCCGGCCACGGTTCGGGATCGGGGGACTCGCACACCGGCGCGGTGACGACACCTCCGCTCGAGCAGTTGCAGACCTCGGACCTGCAGCCGTTCCGCGATCTCGTCGACACCGGCGTCGGCGTCATGCTGGGCCATCTCGAGGTGCCGGGCCTGACGGCGCCGAACGTCCCGACCAGTGTCAGCCCCGACGCCGTGGCGTTGCTCCGCGGTGGAGTCGGGTACGGGGGCCCGCCGTTCACCGGTCCGATCTTCACGGACGACCTCAGCGGGATGCAGGCGATCACGGACCGATACGACATCACCGATGCCGTCGCCGCCGCGTTGGGTGCCGGCGTCGATGTCGCGTTGTGGTTGACCACCGACGACGTGCCCCGGGTGCTCGATCACCTGGAAACCCTTGTCGCGTCCGGGGAACTGCCCGCGCAGCGGGTGGACGAGGCGGTGCTGACGGTGGCGCGCGCCAAGGGTGCGGTGCCCTGCTAG